One Scylla paramamosain isolate STU-SP2022 chromosome 7, ASM3559412v1, whole genome shotgun sequence DNA window includes the following coding sequences:
- the LOC135101975 gene encoding uncharacterized protein LOC135101975 isoform X2, which translates to MKSQVHACRWYFLELGYNFFDKKSSPLLVKEFKPAQQRDCSIRIKKVRKIQEGQWLCEAIKFHSPNTLKTHPVVLRVVTRAERPDWIPPGDINVSTPRQSRHHDDKDEAGTALEVSFESSPNDHIQNTKLEESVVLNCKVNKPLTSCTWVMPSGSSFNVSQEEEQLNKFETSVGDYRLEGDLKEGQCSLLVGRVQHKDEGDWQCVVQVAGQEKEIQGPLRHLHITDLPYPSNHSHGGEPLVAPTEGSSSVLVIVLVFTSIILLVLVILLFTCLYRRVAAVSDETHKILQASPQNSLNRLPHKTFPNTDLTAASVLAVESMKSSPAKSKDLDCYNQYLDMTGSNDSAGSYVMMPPPSLRSSVSSRTTLSTLSTLPIGRARSASSSTMLSRASPGPHNMLDNPSYDPSTLPKDGFSRQDSSFYTDHIYEEIKEKCEELDKMEKMPEAINPTYTNLLQDCEGYLVPRKSPDGEMTQAHPVFHSNNVLSQHTLPRQTIKAPVNSNTEQAPPYSRVGQCGLVPASPTPETAANPGPGYSRVGSGNSDGDAMPTDPMERYDVPRSSPVAVPLPLNIPVSSEAYVNGLEVSSEVYANGLEGTIV; encoded by the exons ATGAAAAGCCAGGTGCATGCATGCCGCTGGTACTTTCTGGAGTTGGGATATAACTTCTTTGATAAGAAGTCCTCACCATTACTAGTGAAAGAGTTCAAACCTGCCCAGCAACGTGACTGCTCCATAAGGATAAAGAAG GTGCGTAAGATCCAGGAGGGCCAATGGCTGTGTGAGGCCATCAAATTCCACTCTCCAAATACCCTAAAGACCCACCCTGTTGTTCTAAGAGTTGTCACCA GAGCAGAAAGACCTGACTGGATACCCCCAGGTGACATCAATGTCTCCACCCCAAGACAAAGCCGCCACCATGATGACAAGGATGAG GCAGGAACTGCACTGGAGGTGAGCTTTGAGTCTTCTCCAAATGACCACATTCAGAACACAAAGCTGGAAGAGTCTGTGGTACTCAACTGTAAAGTCAATAAGCCTCTGACCTCCTGCACTTGGGTTATGCCCAGTGGCTCATCCTTCAATGTGTCGCAAG AGGAAGAACAGCTTAATAAGTTTGAAACATCTGTTGGAGATTATAGACTGGAAGGAGACCTGAAGGAAGGCCAATGCTCCTTGCTAGTGGGCAGAGTGCAGCACAAAGATGAGGGTGATTGGCAGTGTGTTGTGCAAGTGGCAGGCCAAGAAAAGGAGATCCAAGGACCACTCCGCCATCTCCACATTACAGATCTGCCTTACCCTTCCAATCATAGCCATG GAGGCGAACCTCTTGTGGCCCCTACTGAAGGTTCTTCAAGTGTACTGGTGATTGTTCTGGTGTTCACCTCCATCATCCTCCTGGTTCTTGTTATCCTCCTATTTACTTGCCTCTACCGGAGGGTGGCAGCTGTATCAGATGAGACCCACAAGATCCTGCAGGCATCACCACAAAACAGCCTCAACCGCCTACCACACAAGACTTTCCCCAACACAGATTTAACAGCAGCCTCTGTCCTGGCTGTGGAGTCAATGAAGTCCAGCCCTGCCAAGAGTAAGGACCTGGACTGCTACAACCAGTATCTGGACATGACAGGATCTAATGACAGTGCTGGAAGTTATGTCATGATGCCACCACCCAGCCTCAGGTCGTCTGTATCTTCCAGGACCACACTCTCCACCCTATCCACTCTGCCCATTGGTCGTGCTCGCTCAGCAAGCAGCAGTACCATGTTGAGCAGAGCTTCCCCTGGGCCACACAACATGTTAGATAACCCTTCATATGACCCAAGTACTTTACCAAAGGATGGTTTTTCCCGTCAAGATTCCTCCTTCTATACTGACCATATTTATgaagaaatcaaggaaaaatGTGAGGAGCTAGACAAAATGGAGAAAATGCCAGAGGCAATCAACCCAACCTACACCAACCTTCTGCAGGACTGTGAAGGATACCTTGTTCCTAGGAAAAGTCCTGATGGTGAGATGACTCAGGCTCATCCTGTTTTCCATTCCAATAATGTTCTTTCCCAGCATACATTGCCAAGACAAACTATCAAGGCACCTGTAAATTCAAACACTGAACAGGCACCTCCCTATTCTCGTGTGGGCCAGTGTGGCTTGGTGCCTGCCAGCCCCACACCAGAGACAGCTGCCAACCCTGGTCCTGGCTATTCAAGGGTTGGGTCTGGGAATTCTGATGGGGATGCCATGCCCACAGATCCCATGGAAAGATATGATGTGCCCAGATCATCCCCAGTAGCAGTGCCTCTCCCATTAAACATTCCAGTCTCATCTGAGGCCTACGTTAATGGTCTTGAAGTCTCATCTGAGGTATATGCCAATGGTCTTGAAGGTACAATAGTCTGA
- the LOC135101974 gene encoding GATOR2 complex protein MIOS-A-like yields MSSVRVDVQWSPAAPDQFLTWGTDLQLYQVQDALPSETVQPPRVRLSSHSVASLLATNNDIQYIKCVSWCPAVESDPTHQLLAVGQANGKVAITNFSKLADPRGIKGKEFNPKHARPVNSLAWSSQEPQLLAAGLDKVRTDHSVVVCDVSRPGLAPSYTFEQRNSISGDVLKPLMEYGNAETAHSVAFSLHTARTLMAGMNNKQIRLFDLRENKMCASTNTKAVYGICTDIHNQHRFASFFENQVSIWDLRNIERPVLNLDASKPVTKLSWCPSRVGLVASLCRDSSTIRLHDILHYTAGGEDQEPAVITRSITPDASTFISAFSWHPTHENRLLTASYTGKLVDYSVQERITLNWSATSALVWTNGKKTLQQVDCTHPVYAHYDDVLTAIMIRAQKKYGLYVDNLAMNGEVAGDISLRNLWTWLDAAKGLATTGNFKLPGGVPYRYHGVWSLLTAGNLNSDVINRPWIGQEGQKQQFAKVFRSEERSRALELCSWGFENESLLGSFLAQLEAAGSHTRAAAAAVFNQRIKEAVQILQRGAASRKLPELNSTAMALAGYTEERKALWRETCISLRSQLTDPYLRAMFAFLTDDADSFDPVLGEAEMAIQDRVAFACSYLSDVRLMDYLEKLNTRLTEEGNLDGILLTGLCSEGIDLLQRYVDLTGDVQTVALVTIHTLQHAIAKDSRLAHWVQSYRNLLDSLCLWNERAQLDVIMNENKHAERPPQHIYITCNFCKKGITPYIQAAGRPRNPYARFGTGSSNKSKMQACPNCRKPLPRCSLCLVHMGTPSGWDSTTQKTSVQEDTGEGPASASTSRRKLSHFSSWFTWCQTCRHGGHAHHLMEWFKEHSECPVTTCTCKCMSLDTVSKVSSSSINVSK; encoded by the exons ATGAGCAGTGTGCGGGTGGATGTCCAGTGGTCACCAGCTGCCCCTGACCAGTTCCTCACCTGGGGCACTGACCTGCAGCTTTACCAGGTGCAGGATGCTCTGCCCTCAGAGACAGTCCAGCCACCAC GGGTACGCTTAAGTTCCCATTCAGTGGCATCCCTACTGGCCACCAACAATGACATCCAGTACATCAAGTGTGTGTCGTGGTGCCCTGCTGTGGAGAGCGACCCCACCCACCAGTTACTGGCAGTGGGTCAGGCCAATGGCAAGGTGGCCATCACCAACTTCAGCAAATTAGCTGACCCACGTGGCATTAAGGGCAAAGAGTTCA ATCCCAAGCATGCCCGTCCAGTCAACTCACTGGCGTGGTCAAGTCAGGAGCCACAGCTGCTGGCAGCCGGTCTGGACAAGGTGCGCACTGACCATTCAGttgttgtgtgtgatgtgtcGCGGCCTGGGCTGGCTCCCTCATACACTTTCGAACAAAGGAACTCCATCTCAGG AGATGTGCTGAAGCCGTTGATGGAGTATGGGAATGCAGAGACAGCACACAGTGTGGCCTTCTCCCTACACACAGCCAGAACACTGATGGCTGGCATGAACAACAAGCAAATCAGATTATTTGATCTCAGAG AGAACAAGATGTGTGCTTCCACCAACACAAAGGCGGTGTATGGGATCTGTACTGATATCCACAATCAACACAGATTTGCCTCCTTTTTTGAGAATCAG GTATCCATATGGGATCTACGTAACATTGAGCGGCCAGTGCTGAACCTGGATGCTAGTAAACCTGTCACTAAACTTTCCTGGTGCCCCTCACG AGTTGGATTGGTGGCATCACTGTGTCGAGACAGCTCTACAATCCGACTCCATGACATCCTTCACTACACAGCAGGTGGAGAAGACCAGGAGCCTGCTGTTATAACCCGCTCCATCACACCTgatgcttccactttcatttcaGCCTTTTCTTGGCACCCAACACATGAAAACAGGCTTCTCACTGCCTCATACACAG GGAAGCTTGTGGACTACAGTGTGCAAGAGAGGATCACCCTGAACTGGTCAGCCACAAGTGCTCTTGTCTGGACCAATGGCAAGAAGACCCTCCAACAGGTGGACTGTACGCATCCTGTGTATGCACATTATGATGATGTTCTCACAGCTATCATGATACGTGCACAGAAGAAATATGGTCTCTAT GTGGATAACTTGGCTATGAATGGAGAGGTCGCAGGTGATATATCCCTTCGCAATTTGTGGACATGGCTTGATGCAGCCAAAGGTCTGGCCACTACTGGTAATTTCAAGCTGCCAGGAGGAGTCCCATATAGGTACCATGGAGTCTG GAGTCTCTTGACTGCTGGCAACTTGAATTCTGATGTCATTAACCGTCCCTGGATTGGACAAGAAGGCCAAAAGCAGCAGTTTGCCAAAGTATTCCG GAGTGAGGAGCGCAGCCGTGCCCTGGAGCTGTGTTCGTGGGGCTTTGAGAATGAAAGTCTTCTGGGAAGCTTCTTGGCTCAACTAGAAGCAGCAGGCAGTCATACACGAGCTGCTGCAGCTGCAGTTTTCAATCAGCGCATAAAAGAAGCAGTACAAATCTTACAACGAGGGGCTGCCAGCAGGAAGTTACCAGAACTTAATTCAACTGCAATGGCTCTTGCTG GATacacagaggagaggaaggcccTCTGGAGGGAGACCTGCATCAGCCTGCGCTCCCAGCTGACTGACCCTTACCTGCGGGCCATGTTTGCCTTcctcactgatgatgcagactCCTTTGATCCTGTGCTG ggagaggcagagatggCAATTCAGGATCGCGTGGCCTTTGCTTGCTCTTACCTGAGTGATGTACGCCTCATGGACTACCTGGAGAAGCTGAACACAAGGCTCACAGAAGAGGGGAACTTGGATGGCATCTTGCTGACAG GTCTGTGTTCAGAGGGGATAGACCTGCTGCAGCGTTATGTTGATCTGACTGGGGATGTGCAGACTGTGGCTCTGGTTACTATCCACACTCTACAACATGCCATTGCCAAAGACTCCCGTTTGGCACATTGGGTGCAGAG CTATAGGAACCTGTTAGACAGTCTATGTCTCTGGAATGAACGAGCACAGCTAGATGTCATCATGAATGAGAACAAACATGCTGAGAGGCCACCTCAACATATCTATATTACCTGTAACTTTTGCAAGAAGGGTATTACTCCGTACATACAGGCTGCAGGACGACCCAGGAATCCTTATGCACGGTTTGGCACAGGTTCCTCCAACAAGTCAAAG ATGCAGGCATGTCCCAATTGTCGCAAACCACTCCCTCGGTGCTCCCTGTGTCTGGTGCACATGGGGACACCCTCAGGATGGGACAGCACCACTCAAAAGACCTCAGTGCAAGAGGATACTGGGGAAGGCCCAGCCTCTGCATCTACCAGCAGGAGGAAGCTTAGCCATTTCTCATCATGGTTCACTTGGTGCCAGACCTGCCGTCACGGAGGACATGCCCATCACCTCATGGAGTGGTTCAA GGAACACAGTGAGTGCCCAGTCACAACATGCACGTGTAAGTGCATGAGTTTGGACACTGTGAGTAAAGTGTCCTCATCCTCAATCAACGTATCTAAATGA
- the LOC135101975 gene encoding uncharacterized protein LOC135101975 isoform X1, giving the protein MTSILNYTCILILTVWFARLSHCQLRGEPSSTSEFSLHPTNTTVPEGEQAILKCLMKSQVHACRWYFLELGYNFFDKKSSPLLVKEFKPAQQRDCSIRIKKVRKIQEGQWLCEAIKFHSPNTLKTHPVVLRVVTRAERPDWIPPGDINVSTPRQSRHHDDKDEAGTALEVSFESSPNDHIQNTKLEESVVLNCKVNKPLTSCTWVMPSGSSFNVSQEEEQLNKFETSVGDYRLEGDLKEGQCSLLVGRVQHKDEGDWQCVVQVAGQEKEIQGPLRHLHITDLPYPSNHSHGGEPLVAPTEGSSSVLVIVLVFTSIILLVLVILLFTCLYRRVAAVSDETHKILQASPQNSLNRLPHKTFPNTDLTAASVLAVESMKSSPAKSKDLDCYNQYLDMTGSNDSAGSYVMMPPPSLRSSVSSRTTLSTLSTLPIGRARSASSSTMLSRASPGPHNMLDNPSYDPSTLPKDGFSRQDSSFYTDHIYEEIKEKCEELDKMEKMPEAINPTYTNLLQDCEGYLVPRKSPDGEMTQAHPVFHSNNVLSQHTLPRQTIKAPVNSNTEQAPPYSRVGQCGLVPASPTPETAANPGPGYSRVGSGNSDGDAMPTDPMERYDVPRSSPVAVPLPLNIPVSSEAYVNGLEVSSEVYANGLEGTIV; this is encoded by the exons ATGACCTCCATTTTGAATTACACATGCATTTTGATACTGACAG tgTGGTTCGCAAGGCTGTCGCACTGCCAGTTACGCGGGGAACCTTCGTCCACCTCCGAGTTCAGCCTACaccccaccaacaccaccgtgCCTGAGGGGGAGCAGGCCATCCTCAAGTGTTTG ATGAAAAGCCAGGTGCATGCATGCCGCTGGTACTTTCTGGAGTTGGGATATAACTTCTTTGATAAGAAGTCCTCACCATTACTAGTGAAAGAGTTCAAACCTGCCCAGCAACGTGACTGCTCCATAAGGATAAAGAAG GTGCGTAAGATCCAGGAGGGCCAATGGCTGTGTGAGGCCATCAAATTCCACTCTCCAAATACCCTAAAGACCCACCCTGTTGTTCTAAGAGTTGTCACCA GAGCAGAAAGACCTGACTGGATACCCCCAGGTGACATCAATGTCTCCACCCCAAGACAAAGCCGCCACCATGATGACAAGGATGAG GCAGGAACTGCACTGGAGGTGAGCTTTGAGTCTTCTCCAAATGACCACATTCAGAACACAAAGCTGGAAGAGTCTGTGGTACTCAACTGTAAAGTCAATAAGCCTCTGACCTCCTGCACTTGGGTTATGCCCAGTGGCTCATCCTTCAATGTGTCGCAAG AGGAAGAACAGCTTAATAAGTTTGAAACATCTGTTGGAGATTATAGACTGGAAGGAGACCTGAAGGAAGGCCAATGCTCCTTGCTAGTGGGCAGAGTGCAGCACAAAGATGAGGGTGATTGGCAGTGTGTTGTGCAAGTGGCAGGCCAAGAAAAGGAGATCCAAGGACCACTCCGCCATCTCCACATTACAGATCTGCCTTACCCTTCCAATCATAGCCATG GAGGCGAACCTCTTGTGGCCCCTACTGAAGGTTCTTCAAGTGTACTGGTGATTGTTCTGGTGTTCACCTCCATCATCCTCCTGGTTCTTGTTATCCTCCTATTTACTTGCCTCTACCGGAGGGTGGCAGCTGTATCAGATGAGACCCACAAGATCCTGCAGGCATCACCACAAAACAGCCTCAACCGCCTACCACACAAGACTTTCCCCAACACAGATTTAACAGCAGCCTCTGTCCTGGCTGTGGAGTCAATGAAGTCCAGCCCTGCCAAGAGTAAGGACCTGGACTGCTACAACCAGTATCTGGACATGACAGGATCTAATGACAGTGCTGGAAGTTATGTCATGATGCCACCACCCAGCCTCAGGTCGTCTGTATCTTCCAGGACCACACTCTCCACCCTATCCACTCTGCCCATTGGTCGTGCTCGCTCAGCAAGCAGCAGTACCATGTTGAGCAGAGCTTCCCCTGGGCCACACAACATGTTAGATAACCCTTCATATGACCCAAGTACTTTACCAAAGGATGGTTTTTCCCGTCAAGATTCCTCCTTCTATACTGACCATATTTATgaagaaatcaaggaaaaatGTGAGGAGCTAGACAAAATGGAGAAAATGCCAGAGGCAATCAACCCAACCTACACCAACCTTCTGCAGGACTGTGAAGGATACCTTGTTCCTAGGAAAAGTCCTGATGGTGAGATGACTCAGGCTCATCCTGTTTTCCATTCCAATAATGTTCTTTCCCAGCATACATTGCCAAGACAAACTATCAAGGCACCTGTAAATTCAAACACTGAACAGGCACCTCCCTATTCTCGTGTGGGCCAGTGTGGCTTGGTGCCTGCCAGCCCCACACCAGAGACAGCTGCCAACCCTGGTCCTGGCTATTCAAGGGTTGGGTCTGGGAATTCTGATGGGGATGCCATGCCCACAGATCCCATGGAAAGATATGATGTGCCCAGATCATCCCCAGTAGCAGTGCCTCTCCCATTAAACATTCCAGTCTCATCTGAGGCCTACGTTAATGGTCTTGAAGTCTCATCTGAGGTATATGCCAATGGTCTTGAAGGTACAATAGTCTGA